The following are encoded together in the Streptomyces sp. NBC_01717 genome:
- a CDS encoding SAM domain-containing protein codes for MFLHGIGGIRDPERERREWLEALAAGARKAGHSDAVSGLTQGWLAEVRFADYSDLFADAEAQGDQTLELNDQEDAVFLEEFVEALIDELGIHSVERGDKRALAVVEDARAQLPRFDGEAQGVGAPIRVLGRVLTTLLQMPGLRGSAQWASGLPLLWYLAQVGRYLGRQEADGAGRTLDERIRERVLRGTEPGRPLIVVSHSLGTVVAFEALSGHGGPVPLLMTLGSPLATGAAVLQRLVPQPPRTPGCVERWLNFWDRDDIVVGRPRVQNWMLPNASGVLPVTERVDSDGLWVHSATKYLRQPAVAGPLVEALKK; via the coding sequence GTGTTCTTGCACGGGATCGGAGGGATCCGTGACCCGGAGCGAGAACGCCGTGAGTGGCTGGAGGCTCTGGCCGCAGGCGCCCGCAAGGCGGGGCACTCCGACGCGGTCTCCGGTCTGACCCAAGGCTGGCTGGCGGAGGTCCGGTTCGCCGACTACAGCGATCTGTTCGCCGACGCCGAGGCCCAGGGGGATCAGACCCTGGAGCTCAACGACCAGGAAGACGCCGTGTTCCTCGAGGAGTTCGTCGAGGCACTCATCGACGAGCTGGGCATACATTCCGTGGAGCGCGGCGACAAGCGGGCGTTGGCGGTGGTCGAGGACGCCCGTGCCCAGTTGCCCCGCTTCGACGGTGAGGCCCAGGGCGTCGGAGCACCGATCCGCGTCCTCGGCAGGGTGCTGACGACCCTGCTGCAGATGCCGGGGCTGCGCGGAAGCGCGCAGTGGGCGAGTGGTCTGCCGCTGCTGTGGTACCTGGCCCAGGTCGGCCGCTACCTCGGCAGGCAGGAGGCCGACGGCGCCGGGCGCACTCTGGACGAACGGATCCGCGAGCGGGTGCTGCGCGGTACGGAGCCCGGCCGCCCGCTGATCGTGGTGAGCCACTCGCTCGGCACCGTCGTGGCGTTCGAGGCGCTGAGCGGCCACGGCGGGCCGGTTCCGCTGCTGATGACCCTGGGCTCACCGCTGGCCACGGGGGCGGCCGTACTCCAACGGCTGGTGCCACAGCCGCCCCGCACTCCTGGCTGTGTCGAACGGTGGCTGAACTTCTGGGACCGCGACGACATCGTGGTGGGCCGGCCGCGCGTCCAAAACTGGATGCTGCCCAACGCCTCGGGTGTCCTGCCGGTGACCGAGCGGGTGGACTCCGACGGTCTGTGGGTGCACAGCGCCACCAAGTACCTGCGGCAGCCGGCCGTTGCCGGCCCCCTGGTCGAAGCACTGAAGAAGTGA
- a CDS encoding IS5 family transposase (programmed frameshift), whose product MVGIIERLVPDELWELFQRVVPEAPSRPQGGGRRRHGDREVLAAIVFVATSGCTWQQLPTASFGPSGATAHRRFSEWTKARVWAKLHRLVLDELGARGELDWSRCAIDSVNMRALKKGDLTGPNPVDRGKFGSKIHLITERTGLPLSVGISGANLHDSQALIPLVQGIPPIRSRRGRRRRKPAKLHADKGYDYSHLRRWLRQRGIQHRIARKGVESSQRLGRHRWTVERTMAWLAGCRRLHRRYERKADHFLAFTSIACTLICYRRLTN is encoded by the exons ATGGTGGGGATCATTGAGCGGCTGGTGCCGGATGAGTTGTGGGAGTTGTTTCAGCGGGTGGTGCCGGAGGCGCCGTCACGGCCGCAGGGTGGTGGACGGCGCCGGCATGGTGATCGTGAGGTGCTGGCCGCGATCGTGTTCGTGGCCACGTCAGGCTGCACGTGGCAGCAGTTGCCCACTGCTTCGTTCGGGCCGTCGGGGGCAACGGCTCATCGGCGTTTCTCCGAGTGGACGAAGGCCAGGGTGTGGGCCAAGCTCCACCGCCTGGTCCTCGACGAACTCGGCGCCCGCGGCGAGTTGGACTGGTCGCGCTGCGCGATCGACTCGGTGAACATGCGGGCCCTGAAAA AGGGGGATCTGACTGGTCCGAATCCTGTCGACCGGGGCAAGTTCGGGTCGAAGATCCATTTGATCACCGAGCGGACCGGTCTGCCCCTGTCCGTTGGAATCTCGGGGGCGAACCTGCACGACAGCCAGGCCCTGATTCCCCTCGTGCAAGGGATACCGCCGATCCGTTCCCGCCGTGGACGCCGACGCCGCAAGCCCGCAAAGCTCCACGCCGACAAGGGCTACGACTACTCCCACCTAAGACGATGGTTACGCCAGCGCGGCATCCAGCACCGCATCGCGAGGAAAGGAGTCGAGTCCTCACAGCGACTGGGCCGCCACCGCTGGACCGTCGAACGCACCATGGCCTGGCTCGCAGGCTGCCGCCGTCTGCACCGACGCTACGAGCGCAAAGCCGACCACTTCCTCGCCTTCACGAGCATCGCCTGCACCCTCATCTGCTACCGCAGGCTCACCAATTGA
- a CDS encoding excalibur calcium-binding domain-containing protein, whose translation MRVIDLSIGVESEGQFANCAEARAAGAAPVREGEPGFGAHLDRDGDGIGATGGDSHWAGQRGGYAAPMFVLPARWRSAR comes from the coding sequence ATCCGGGTCATAGACCTGAGCATTGGCGTCGAGTCTGAAGGGCAGTTCGCCAACTGTGCCGAGGCGCGGGCGGCCGGCGCCGCCCCAGTGCGTGAAGGAGAGCCTGGGTTCGGCGCGCACCTGGACCGAGATGGTGACGGGATCGGGGCGACTGGGGGTGACTCGCACTGGGCTGGACAGAGGGGCGGCTATGCCGCCCCCATGTTCGTCCTGCCTGCGCGGTGGCGATCCGCACGGTGA
- a CDS encoding Ig-like domain-containing protein produces the protein MKLLSKPKHGTTKLNKGDGTVTHTPRVGFEGTDKFRYSLRLEGSPGRLRHVLHPGHRPEHWRRV, from the coding sequence ATGAAGCTCCTCTCGAAGCCGAAGCACGGGACCACCAAACTCAACAAGGGTGACGGCACGGTCACCCACACGCCTCGGGTGGGATTCGAAGGCACCGACAAGTTCCGGTACTCGCTCAGGTTGGAGGGAAGCCCGGGTCGCTTAAGGCACGTACTCCATCCGGGTCATAGACCTGAGCATTGGCGTCGAGTCTGA
- a CDS encoding WD40 repeat domain-containing protein yields MTLKVMSAYDFDGAGRPVATGIVSDRVFVCCEASTSVLARELAVPPRLGVWDLESGNQLGKWIPDATLERTVAVGEFANHPSVFTLGNGGEVEVWDASSGRVTKRVNVGVDWIFTFTVSQVNGETLAIVSGGDITLRAWNLESGVKIGTVSDQVLGGPVYAVGAGEFGGEAIMAAGRDGAIKLWNLETRESSELRCGTLAYRLKRLVLSETKGNPIAVGAGMVQDEESYDTPYGPDWTYTEVRRWDLENGTTKCARIAANDISGMTVGEVSGSPSVVTVHPSGEICVWGDFAS; encoded by the coding sequence ATGACGTTGAAGGTCATGAGCGCTTACGATTTCGATGGGGCAGGACGACCGGTCGCTACGGGAATCGTTTCGGACCGTGTATTTGTGTGCTGCGAGGCATCTACATCGGTTCTTGCGCGAGAACTTGCGGTACCCCCTCGCCTAGGTGTTTGGGACCTAGAGTCTGGCAACCAATTGGGGAAATGGATACCAGATGCAACTCTCGAGAGGACAGTTGCGGTCGGCGAATTCGCGAACCATCCCTCAGTGTTCACTCTCGGAAATGGCGGCGAAGTCGAAGTGTGGGACGCCAGCAGCGGCAGGGTGACCAAACGTGTCAATGTTGGGGTGGATTGGATCTTTACGTTCACGGTCTCGCAGGTCAACGGAGAAACACTTGCGATTGTAAGCGGGGGAGACATAACCCTTCGGGCTTGGAATCTAGAGTCTGGCGTCAAGATTGGCACCGTGTCAGACCAAGTCCTAGGGGGACCGGTGTACGCAGTGGGTGCAGGTGAGTTCGGCGGAGAGGCGATAATGGCGGCGGGTCGAGATGGCGCCATAAAACTCTGGAATCTCGAAACACGTGAGAGTTCGGAGCTCAGATGTGGGACCCTTGCTTACCGACTGAAACGACTTGTCCTATCAGAGACAAAAGGGAACCCAATTGCGGTCGGGGCAGGAATGGTCCAAGATGAGGAGTCTTACGACACTCCTTACGGGCCTGACTGGACATACACCGAGGTCCGCAGGTGGGACCTTGAGAATGGAACCACGAAGTGCGCGCGAATAGCGGCCAATGACATATCCGGAATGACTGTTGGCGAGGTGTCGGGATCGCCATCGGTTGTTACTGTGCACCCTAGTGGAGAGATATGCGTATGGGGTGACTTCGCCTCCTGA
- a CDS encoding DUF6300 family protein, with protein sequence MPSGPGRRRTVSGRRRPRPGRGLRENLRRRWPGGGYQQSEMMTCLRTAAQWRPSTGPKTPRSGPHTADSSATPRRAPSAAQEAWTARTPVIYAGSTGRRSGERGRSDDLRPLRPLRPPDDSGRGGDPRHAWRVRHRPHDLPPQGPLPRAAPADVLAPRLLNSRSCPGPALASVRAAANRLLAFFVMHKTLDASELEAFISLAAVWVAVARALLVDQQQLDKEYERYRIGEL encoded by the coding sequence ATGCCTTCAGGGCCCGGGCGTCGGCGAACCGTTTCCGGTCGTCGTCGACCTCGGCCAGGACGCGGGCTACGCGAAAACCTCCGCCGCCGATGGCCCGGGGGTGGATACCAGCAGTCGGAGATGATGACGTGCCTGAGAACAGCGGCCCAGTGGCGGCCGAGCACAGGGCCGAAGACGCCACGGTCCGGACCGCATACAGCGGATTCATCCGCCACACCGAGGCGTGCACCGAGTGCCGCACAGGAGGCATGGACTGCGCGAACGCCAGTGATCTACGCCGGGAGTACCGGGCGGCGAAGCGGCGAGCGGGGGAGGTCCGATGATCTGCGACCGCTGCGACCGCTGCGACCGCCCGATGACTCCGGCCGAGGCGGAGACCCGCGACATGCCTGGCGCGTCCGGCACAGGCCGCACGATCTACCTCCACAAGGGCCGCTGCCCCGCGCCGCCCCCGCGGACGTACTCGCCCCGCGACTACTCAACTCCCGTTCGTGCCCGGGGCCAGCGCTGGCCAGTGTGCGGGCGGCCGCCAACAGGCTCCTGGCATTCTTCGTGATGCACAAGACGCTGGACGCGTCCGAACTGGAGGCCTTCATCAGTCTCGCCGCTGTCTGGGTAGCGGTGGCACGTGCCCTCCTTGTCGATCAGCAGCAGCTCGACAAGGAATACGAGCGCTACCGCATCGGGGAACTGTAG
- a CDS encoding cellulose-binding protein, translated as MSDTPSFFGFELARRGYDRDQVDSSVAQLLDDRDNALCRLTALERRVEELVVETDFAEAQDTGAEPSYAALGPRIEEILRLAVEEAQELSDEARETAEREHEIVAAAADRMQAEANAFAADLNAASDRECARLVQTAQYQASELRATANAEASATQEKADAFFEDARSNAAQAAADFEVSLAKRRDRAERELASRQAKAEARLAEIQCRAEQLRLEAEQIRTDSERRAHEAKQTAQRQFDDIVAEANSKAVRIRSASERELAALANRRDSINAQLTNVRAMLATLTGAGGTAVLAFGDAFVSDSSGAAP; from the coding sequence ATGAGCGACACCCCTTCCTTCTTTGGCTTTGAACTCGCACGGCGCGGCTACGACCGCGATCAGGTGGACAGCTCCGTTGCTCAGCTCCTCGACGACCGTGACAATGCCCTCTGCCGCCTCACCGCACTGGAACGGCGTGTCGAAGAGCTGGTGGTAGAGACTGATTTTGCCGAAGCCCAGGACACCGGTGCGGAGCCCTCATACGCCGCACTCGGTCCACGTATCGAAGAGATCCTTCGCCTGGCCGTGGAAGAAGCCCAGGAGTTGAGCGACGAGGCCCGCGAGACTGCCGAGCGCGAGCATGAAATCGTGGCCGCAGCGGCCGACCGCATGCAGGCCGAGGCCAACGCGTTCGCTGCAGACCTCAACGCCGCCAGTGATCGGGAATGCGCGCGACTCGTGCAAACAGCCCAATACCAGGCTTCCGAGCTGCGGGCCACAGCAAACGCTGAGGCATCAGCCACGCAGGAGAAAGCAGACGCCTTCTTCGAGGACGCCAGGAGCAACGCCGCCCAAGCCGCAGCCGACTTTGAGGTGAGTCTTGCCAAGCGACGCGACCGTGCCGAACGCGAACTAGCCTCACGCCAGGCCAAGGCCGAAGCGCGGCTCGCAGAAATCCAGTGCCGCGCAGAGCAATTACGCCTTGAAGCAGAACAAATACGCACAGACAGCGAGCGTCGAGCCCATGAGGCCAAGCAAACAGCGCAGCGCCAGTTCGATGACATCGTCGCCGAGGCGAACAGCAAGGCCGTTCGCATCCGCAGCGCATCCGAACGAGAGCTCGCCGCTCTCGCCAACCGTCGCGACAGCATCAACGCCCAGCTGACCAACGTCCGCGCCATGCTCGCTACGCTTACAGGTGCGGGGGGAACCGCAGTCCTTGCCTTCGGCGATGCGTTCGTGTCCGATTCCTCAGGCGCGGCGCCGTAA
- the dnaE gene encoding DNA polymerase III subunit alpha: MSDSFVHLHNHTEYSMLDGAQRLKPMFAEVERQGMPAIAMSDHGNMFGAYEFQQVAKGFDGVKPIIGIEAYVAPSSRRNRKQEFWGPGGVRAMSDDGEGSKDVSGGGRFTHMTMWAQNVTGLQNLFYLSTEASYTGQFPAGKPRMDMELISEHAEGIIGTTGCPSGAIQTRLRLNQYDEAREIASQYQDILGKENYFLELMDHGLDLERNVRGDLLRLAKDLGIPLLATNDAHYVLEEHADAHDNLLCIGVGKNKDDPGRFKFNGTGYYLKTAAQMRELFSEIPEACDNTLLIAERVESYASVFENVDEMPNFPGVPEGETQESWLRKECLKGLAMRYGDPIPAEVLERFETEMKVIGPMNFSSYFLVVADICQYARDQKIPVGPGRGSATGSIVAYATRITELCPLEHGLLFERFLNPERINPPDVDLDFDDRHRDRMVRYVVDKYGDEFTAMVNTFGKLKAKNAIKDTSRLLGYPFSHGERITKALPPDVMGKSIPINGIFDESHPRYGEAGEIRALYENEPDVKKVVDGAKGVEGLIRNTGVHAAAVILSKTRLTDRIPLHMRAKDGVKITGFDYPSCEDMGLVKMDFLGLRNLGVIDHALQNVRENRGINITTDTMPTDGAQQIPLDDATTFQLLARGDTFGVFQLDGGGMRTLLKLMEPSRFEDIAAALALYRPGPMAANAHTNYAHRKTGRQVIEPIHPELKEALEPILGNTFHLLIYQEQIMAIARQLAGYTLGGADLLRRAMGKKKPEVLAAEWDKFSDGMMNKNGYSEESTKALWDVMLPFSGYAFNKSHTAGYGLVSYWTAYLKANYPAEYMAALLTSVGDDKDKAAIYLADARKLGVSVLQPDINESVANFTAIGNDVRFGLRSVRNVGEGVIDSLVASRKAKGKYTSFPDFLDKADIGALNKRAVESLIKAGAFDSLQHSRKGLSAMHEDAIDAIIPVKKQAAIGQDDLFGELGGDSDEPAFGLDFPIDASEWPRKQLLAAEREMLGLYVSAHPLDGTEHILSRNRDTTISELLGSGRTEGTVQLSGLITSVDRRMTKQGNPWAIINLADRDGEMEILFFPATYTLVQHALIADTVVSVQGRLNDRDGAVSIFGQEIQVLDVSSAESGGGRPPVTLSFSAYKINERTVAELKRILAAHKGESPVRMRVQTPAKTVLYELGFLVDPASVASDIKGTFGTDAWQGAA; encoded by the coding sequence GTGTCCGACAGCTTTGTTCACCTGCACAATCACACCGAATACTCGATGCTCGACGGTGCTCAGCGGCTCAAGCCGATGTTCGCCGAGGTAGAGCGTCAGGGGATGCCGGCCATCGCCATGAGCGACCACGGCAACATGTTCGGAGCGTACGAGTTCCAGCAAGTGGCCAAAGGCTTCGACGGCGTCAAGCCGATCATCGGGATCGAGGCATACGTAGCGCCATCCTCGCGTCGGAACCGCAAGCAGGAGTTCTGGGGTCCCGGCGGGGTCAGGGCTATGTCGGACGACGGTGAGGGATCAAAGGACGTCAGTGGCGGTGGCCGCTTCACTCACATGACGATGTGGGCGCAGAACGTCACGGGGCTGCAGAACCTGTTCTATCTGTCGACGGAAGCGTCGTACACGGGACAGTTCCCGGCCGGCAAGCCGCGTATGGACATGGAGCTGATCTCCGAACACGCCGAGGGGATCATCGGGACGACCGGCTGCCCCTCGGGTGCGATCCAGACCCGGCTGCGTTTGAACCAGTACGACGAGGCACGGGAGATCGCCTCCCAGTACCAGGACATCCTCGGGAAGGAGAACTACTTCCTTGAGCTGATGGACCACGGTCTGGACCTGGAGCGCAACGTCCGTGGGGATCTGCTGCGCCTGGCGAAGGATCTCGGCATCCCGCTGCTGGCCACCAATGACGCGCACTACGTCCTCGAAGAGCACGCCGACGCGCACGACAACCTGCTGTGTATCGGCGTGGGTAAGAACAAGGACGATCCGGGCCGGTTCAAGTTCAACGGCACCGGCTACTACCTCAAGACCGCAGCTCAGATGCGGGAGCTGTTCTCCGAGATTCCCGAGGCCTGCGACAACACTCTGCTGATCGCGGAGCGCGTCGAGTCGTACGCGTCGGTGTTCGAGAACGTCGACGAGATGCCGAACTTCCCCGGCGTTCCCGAGGGCGAGACGCAGGAGTCATGGCTGCGCAAGGAGTGCCTCAAGGGCCTTGCCATGCGCTACGGCGACCCGATCCCGGCCGAGGTCCTCGAACGGTTCGAGACCGAGATGAAGGTCATCGGTCCGATGAACTTCTCCAGCTACTTCCTCGTCGTCGCGGACATCTGCCAGTACGCCCGCGACCAGAAGATCCCCGTCGGCCCGGGACGTGGATCGGCTACCGGGTCGATCGTCGCGTACGCCACCCGCATCACCGAGTTGTGCCCCCTGGAACACGGCCTGCTCTTCGAGCGGTTCCTGAACCCGGAGCGCATCAACCCGCCGGATGTCGACCTCGACTTCGACGACCGCCACCGCGACCGGATGGTGCGCTACGTCGTCGACAAGTACGGCGACGAGTTCACCGCCATGGTGAACACCTTCGGCAAGCTCAAGGCCAAGAACGCGATCAAGGACACATCGCGGCTCCTGGGCTACCCGTTCAGTCACGGCGAGCGGATCACGAAGGCCCTGCCGCCGGACGTGATGGGCAAGTCCATCCCGATCAACGGGATCTTCGACGAGAGCCACCCCCGCTACGGGGAGGCCGGCGAGATCCGGGCCCTGTACGAGAACGAACCGGACGTCAAGAAGGTCGTCGACGGCGCCAAGGGCGTCGAGGGCCTCATCCGTAACACCGGTGTCCACGCGGCCGCGGTCATCCTGTCGAAGACCCGGCTCACCGACCGTATTCCGCTCCACATGCGTGCCAAGGACGGCGTCAAGATCACCGGCTTCGACTACCCCAGTTGTGAGGACATGGGGCTGGTCAAGATGGACTTCCTGGGACTTCGGAACCTGGGCGTGATCGACCACGCACTCCAGAACGTCCGGGAGAACCGCGGCATCAACATCACCACCGACACGATGCCGACGGACGGCGCGCAGCAGATCCCGCTGGATGACGCCACGACCTTCCAGCTCCTGGCACGCGGCGACACCTTCGGCGTGTTCCAGCTCGACGGCGGCGGCATGCGGACCCTGCTGAAGCTGATGGAACCCTCCCGGTTCGAGGACATCGCAGCAGCCCTAGCCCTCTACCGGCCCGGCCCCATGGCGGCTAACGCGCACACGAACTACGCGCACCGCAAGACCGGCCGCCAAGTGATCGAGCCGATCCACCCGGAACTGAAGGAGGCCCTGGAGCCGATCCTGGGCAACACCTTCCATCTGCTCATCTACCAGGAGCAGATCATGGCCATCGCCCGGCAGCTCGCCGGTTACACCTTGGGCGGCGCCGACCTGCTGCGCCGAGCGATGGGTAAGAAGAAGCCCGAGGTCCTGGCCGCCGAGTGGGACAAATTCTCCGACGGCATGATGAACAAGAACGGCTACTCCGAGGAGTCCACCAAGGCTCTGTGGGACGTCATGCTCCCCTTCTCCGGATACGCGTTCAACAAGTCCCACACCGCCGGATACGGACTCGTCTCCTACTGGACCGCCTACCTCAAGGCGAACTACCCGGCCGAGTACATGGCCGCGCTCCTCACCTCCGTGGGAGACGACAAGGACAAGGCGGCGATCTACCTGGCCGACGCCCGGAAACTGGGCGTTTCGGTGCTCCAGCCGGACATCAACGAGTCCGTCGCCAACTTCACCGCCATCGGCAACGACGTACGGTTCGGGCTCCGCTCGGTGCGCAACGTCGGCGAAGGCGTCATCGACTCTCTCGTGGCCTCCCGCAAGGCCAAGGGCAAGTACACCTCCTTCCCCGACTTCCTCGACAAGGCCGACATCGGCGCCCTCAACAAGCGAGCTGTCGAATCACTGATCAAGGCCGGCGCCTTCGACTCTCTCCAGCACAGCCGCAAAGGGCTGTCCGCCATGCACGAAGACGCCATCGACGCGATCATCCCGGTGAAGAAGCAGGCCGCGATCGGGCAGGATGACCTGTTCGGCGAACTCGGCGGCGACAGCGACGAGCCCGCCTTCGGCCTCGACTTCCCCATCGACGCCAGCGAGTGGCCCCGCAAGCAACTGCTGGCCGCGGAGCGCGAGATGCTCGGCCTGTACGTCTCCGCGCACCCGCTGGACGGCACCGAGCACATCCTGTCCCGCAACCGGGACACCACGATCAGCGAACTCCTCGGATCAGGCCGCACCGAAGGCACTGTCCAGCTGTCCGGCCTCATCACCAGCGTGGACCGCCGGATGACCAAGCAGGGCAACCCCTGGGCGATCATCAACCTCGCAGACCGTGACGGCGAGATGGAGATCCTCTTCTTCCCCGCCACATACACCCTCGTCCAGCACGCTCTGATCGCCGACACCGTCGTATCCGTACAGGGCCGCCTCAACGACCGCGACGGGGCGGTCAGTATCTTCGGGCAGGAGATCCAGGTACTGGACGTGTCCTCAGCAGAGAGCGGCGGCGGCCGGCCACCGGTCACACTGTCGTTCTCCGCCTACAAGATCAACGAGCGTACGGTCGCCGAGCTCAAGCGCATCCTTGCCGCGCACAAAGGCGAGAGCCCGGTACGGATGCGAGTCCAGACGCCCGCGAAGACCGTCCTGTACGAGCTGGGATTCCTGGTGGACCCGGCCTCGGTCGCCTCCGACATCAAAGGCACCTTCGGTACAGACGCCTGGCAGGGCGCCGCGTGA
- a CDS encoding M24 family metallopeptidase has translation MTDESTRAARLLDAQAKAALLFAEIDMRRLVTAGQGERAVSDRVRDLANEMFGTTHYWHKRIVRSGPNTLLPYRENPPDRLIGADDIVFADFGPIFEEFEADFGRTFVLGDDPVKHRLRDDLSTVFAAGRRAFERDPDITGKQLYAEIERLAAEAGWQLGGWHVGHLVGEFPPEYNNWEDVDSHIVPANDKPLRRMDEAGQLLHWILEIHLIDRERGFGGFYEELLDL, from the coding sequence GTGACGGACGAATCCACACGCGCGGCACGACTGTTGGACGCCCAGGCCAAAGCGGCGTTGCTGTTCGCCGAGATCGACATGCGGCGCCTGGTCACCGCGGGCCAGGGCGAACGCGCTGTCAGCGACCGCGTCCGTGACCTGGCGAACGAGATGTTCGGGACTACGCACTACTGGCACAAGCGGATCGTACGGTCCGGACCGAACACCCTCCTGCCGTACCGCGAGAACCCGCCGGACCGGCTCATCGGCGCGGACGACATCGTATTTGCCGACTTCGGGCCGATCTTCGAGGAGTTCGAGGCAGACTTCGGACGGACCTTCGTACTCGGCGACGACCCCGTCAAGCACCGCCTGCGCGACGACCTGTCAACTGTCTTCGCGGCAGGGCGCCGCGCCTTCGAACGGGACCCGGACATCACGGGCAAGCAGCTCTACGCCGAGATCGAGCGACTGGCGGCCGAAGCGGGCTGGCAGCTTGGCGGCTGGCACGTCGGCCACCTCGTGGGCGAGTTCCCACCCGAGTACAACAACTGGGAGGACGTCGACTCCCACATCGTGCCTGCCAACGACAAGCCGCTACGGCGTATGGACGAGGCGGGGCAACTCCTGCACTGGATCCTGGAGATCCACCTCATCGACCGCGAGCGGGGCTTCGGGGGCTTCTACGAGGAACTGCTGGACCTCTGA
- a CDS encoding antitoxin MazE7, producing the protein MADTSVKIDDVTRDRLKALADGAGMSMKDYLAKVAAEKEHENLLESATAAFRRVIGEPGILDRFDADFGGLPPAATHEIPRAA; encoded by the coding sequence ATGGCAGACACCAGCGTCAAGATCGACGACGTCACCAGGGACAGGCTCAAGGCCCTGGCCGACGGGGCGGGCATGTCCATGAAGGACTACCTCGCCAAGGTGGCCGCGGAGAAGGAGCACGAGAACCTCCTCGAGTCCGCGACGGCCGCGTTCCGCCGCGTCATCGGCGAGCCGGGCATCCTGGACCGGTTCGACGCCGACTTCGGCGGGCTCCCGCCAGCGGCCACGCACGAGATTCCGCGGGCTGCCTGA
- a CDS encoding toxin Doc, translating into MELLVDYRRLLARQEDILRNDLTVNDLSVLVGMAARHRVNTPRLDQTDPDAFWRAAVFLEECVLLRPLPVRNEAYGYGVAIAYLQASGESVDTTFEPWRDLINDIRALHVDSYNIADRLRSWRV; encoded by the coding sequence GTGGAATTACTCGTCGACTACCGACGGCTTCTGGCCCGCCAGGAAGACATCCTCCGCAACGACCTCACCGTCAACGACCTGTCCGTACTCGTCGGCATGGCGGCCCGGCACCGCGTGAACACCCCGCGCCTGGACCAGACGGACCCGGATGCCTTCTGGCGGGCCGCCGTGTTCCTGGAGGAGTGCGTACTCCTGCGCCCCCTCCCCGTCCGCAATGAGGCATACGGGTACGGCGTCGCCATCGCGTACCTGCAGGCCTCTGGCGAATCCGTCGATACGACGTTCGAGCCGTGGCGCGACCTGATCAACGACATCCGCGCCCTGCACGTGGACTCGTACAACATCGCCGATCGGCTGAGGTCCTGGCGCGTCTGA
- a CDS encoding DoxX family protein, giving the protein MNGRVLVSVLAIVFAVLLGVSFAGGGAAKLAGAAVMRADAERFGFSYRAFQVVGASELCGGAGLVAGLWFSSLAVAAATGLVALMVGAVACHLRAKDPVAKVLPAVVVGLLVVVSGVLSVYR; this is encoded by the coding sequence TTGAATGGACGGGTTCTGGTGTCGGTTTTGGCAATCGTGTTTGCGGTGCTGCTGGGCGTGAGCTTTGCGGGAGGCGGTGCGGCGAAGCTTGCGGGGGCAGCGGTGATGAGGGCCGATGCGGAGCGCTTCGGATTCTCCTACCGGGCGTTCCAGGTGGTTGGTGCTTCAGAGTTGTGCGGCGGCGCGGGGCTGGTCGCGGGGTTGTGGTTCTCGTCCCTGGCAGTCGCTGCTGCAACGGGCCTGGTTGCGCTGATGGTCGGGGCCGTGGCCTGTCACCTGCGAGCCAAGGACCCGGTCGCGAAGGTTCTGCCGGCGGTCGTGGTGGGCTTGCTCGTTGTGGTGTCGGGGGTGCTGAGTGTCTATCGGTGA